Proteins encoded in a region of the Synechococcus sp. BIOS-U3-1 genome:
- a CDS encoding SDR family oxidoreductase, with protein MPSVLITGASRGIGHAAAKAFAEAGWDLLLVSRSEAALQSLDAELSASGVRVAYKAIDLTDSSAIAPGIDELLNQGLRPSVLINNAGAAWTGELLEMPLDRWDWLIQLNLTSVFQVCSAVVPAMRPAGGLVINVSSHAARNAFPGWGAYCTVKAALASFTRCLGEEERAHGIRACTLTLGAVDTSLWDSPTVDSDFDRRAMLPVNQAAAALLHLAQQPATQVVEDLTLMPATGAF; from the coding sequence TTGCCTTCCGTTCTGATCACCGGCGCATCTCGTGGAATCGGTCATGCTGCTGCCAAGGCATTTGCCGAGGCAGGGTGGGATTTGCTTCTTGTCTCCCGTAGTGAGGCTGCATTGCAGTCTCTCGATGCGGAGCTGAGTGCAAGTGGTGTTCGTGTCGCTTACAAAGCGATCGACCTCACCGATTCATCCGCTATTGCACCAGGCATCGATGAATTGCTGAATCAGGGGCTTCGCCCCTCAGTTCTCATCAATAACGCAGGTGCTGCCTGGACCGGCGAATTACTCGAGATGCCTCTAGATCGCTGGGACTGGTTGATTCAACTCAACCTCACCAGTGTTTTCCAGGTCTGTTCTGCTGTTGTCCCTGCCATGAGGCCAGCGGGTGGATTGGTGATCAATGTGAGTAGCCACGCGGCCAGAAATGCTTTTCCCGGTTGGGGGGCTTACTGCACCGTCAAAGCTGCTCTGGCGAGTTTCACTCGCTGCCTGGGTGAGGAAGAACGTGCCCATGGCATTCGTGCCTGCACTCTCACACTTGGTGCGGTGGATACTTCCCTCTGGGACTCTCCGACCGTCGACAGTGATTTCGACCGACGTGCCATGCTGCCTGTCAATCAGGCCGCAGCCGCTCTTCTTCACTTGGCCCAGCAACCTGCCACTCAGGTTGTTGAGGATTTAACCCTCATGCCAGCTACAGGCGCTTTCTGA
- a CDS encoding aldehyde oxygenase (deformylating), producing the protein MPTPVSPEVAVLDERDASAQQLPDFTTEAYKDAYSRINAIVIEGEQEAYDNYMSLGTMIPEHADELARLAKMEMKHMKGFTSCGRNLGVEADLPFAKEFFGPLHGNFQIAFKEGKVVTCLLIQALLIEAFAISAYHIYIPVADPFARRITEGVVKDEYTHLNYGQEWLKANFEASKEELFAANKANLPLIRSMLDQVAGDAAVLQMDKEDLIEDFLIAYQEALSEIGFNMREIARMAAAAL; encoded by the coding sequence ATGCCGACCCCCGTCAGCCCCGAGGTCGCCGTCCTTGACGAGCGGGATGCATCGGCACAGCAATTGCCTGACTTCACCACTGAGGCCTACAAAGACGCCTACAGCCGTATCAATGCGATCGTGATCGAAGGCGAGCAAGAGGCCTACGACAACTACATGTCTCTGGGCACCATGATCCCCGAGCATGCCGATGAACTGGCTCGGTTGGCCAAGATGGAAATGAAGCACATGAAGGGCTTCACCTCTTGCGGCCGCAATCTGGGAGTTGAGGCCGACCTTCCTTTCGCCAAGGAATTCTTCGGTCCGCTTCATGGCAATTTCCAAATCGCCTTCAAGGAAGGCAAGGTTGTGACCTGTCTTTTGATTCAGGCGTTGCTGATTGAAGCCTTCGCAATTTCCGCGTATCACATCTATATCCCTGTGGCAGATCCCTTCGCCCGCAGGATTACTGAAGGTGTCGTGAAAGATGAGTACACCCATCTCAACTACGGCCAGGAGTGGCTTAAGGCCAATTTTGAAGCCAGCAAGGAAGAGCTCTTTGCCGCTAATAAGGCCAATCTTCCTCTGATTCGTTCGATGTTGGATCAGGTCGCAGGGGATGCCGCTGTTCTGCAGATGGATAAAGAAGATCTGATCGAGGATTTCCTGATCGCGTATCAAGAGGCTCTTAGCGAGATCGGTTTCAACATGCGTGAAATTGCTCGAATGGCAGCGGCAGCGCTCTGA
- a CDS encoding TSUP family transporter translates to MAAMTLAEVLLAVPLGLLAGALAGLLGIGGGLIFAPLLLWMGFSPHQALATSTFAIVPTAIGGSYTHWRARTLQLRPGLAIGLSAFATALVFSRLGRLAAGWQLLTLQALLYLLLALTIRGDRSDQQPESDQPLPLKGLTAVGGVAGLAGGMLGLGGGLLMVPLMVNGLSVPIRQAIRLSTLAVACSASAASLQFLHEGRGQWMQGLVLGAVAAFAAQWTAARLDRVNSRTLAWLLRVLSLLLAVDSGRRAVQLVLQLG, encoded by the coding sequence ATGGCGGCGATGACATTGGCGGAGGTGCTGCTGGCCGTGCCACTGGGGCTCCTGGCGGGAGCTTTGGCCGGTCTGCTGGGAATCGGTGGTGGTCTGATCTTCGCTCCTCTTCTGCTCTGGATGGGCTTCAGCCCCCACCAAGCTCTGGCAACGAGCACGTTCGCCATCGTGCCCACTGCGATCGGCGGCAGTTACACCCATTGGCGCGCACGCACACTTCAGCTCAGGCCTGGCTTGGCAATTGGTCTGTCGGCCTTCGCTACCGCTCTGGTGTTCAGTCGTCTTGGTCGACTTGCAGCAGGTTGGCAGCTGCTGACACTTCAGGCATTGCTTTACCTACTGCTGGCGCTCACGATTCGTGGTGATCGCAGTGATCAGCAACCTGAATCTGATCAGCCTCTGCCTTTAAAAGGTCTCACGGCCGTTGGAGGTGTTGCTGGCCTTGCAGGAGGGATGCTCGGTCTTGGCGGTGGTCTTTTGATGGTTCCCTTGATGGTGAACGGCCTGTCGGTGCCGATTCGTCAGGCGATTCGTCTCAGCACCCTGGCGGTCGCCTGCTCAGCAAGTGCCGCGTCATTGCAGTTTTTGCATGAAGGACGCGGTCAGTGGATGCAGGGTCTCGTGCTGGGTGCCGTTGCTGCCTTCGCAGCTCAGTGGACGGCGGCTCGGTTGGATCGGGTCAATTCAAGAACACTCGCTTGGCTGCTCAGAGTGCTGTCGCTGTTGTTGGCGGTCGACAGCGGCAGAAGGGCTGTTCAGTTGGTCCTGCAGTTGGGTTGA
- a CDS encoding long-chain acyl-[acyl-carrier-protein] reductase, whose product MFGLIGHSTSFEAARRKASDLGFDHIAGGDLDVWCSAPPQLVENVEVTSATGKKISGAYIDSCFVPEMLSRFKTARRKVLNAMELAQKKGINITALGGFTSIIFENFNLLQHQHVRSTTLEWERFTTGNTHTAWVISRQVENNAPLLGIDLAKAKVAVVGATGDIGSAVCRWLSNRTGVAELLLVARQQQPLKDLQSELGGGRILTLDEALPEADVVVWVASMPRTLEIDSASLRKPCLMIDGGYPKNLDAKVACEGVHVLKGGIVEFGSDIGWTMMEIAEMEKPQRQMFACFAEAMLLEFEECHTNFSWGRNNITLEKMDFIGAASVRHGFSTLNLQGQPQAVVV is encoded by the coding sequence ATGTTTGGTCTGATCGGGCACTCCACCAGCTTTGAGGCGGCGAGGCGCAAAGCTTCTGATCTCGGTTTCGATCACATCGCCGGGGGGGATCTTGATGTGTGGTGCAGTGCGCCACCCCAATTGGTGGAGAACGTTGAGGTCACCAGTGCCACTGGCAAAAAGATCTCGGGTGCCTACATCGATTCCTGTTTCGTTCCCGAGATGCTGAGTCGCTTCAAGACGGCAAGGCGCAAAGTGCTCAACGCCATGGAGCTCGCTCAGAAGAAGGGAATCAACATCACAGCTCTTGGCGGCTTCACTTCAATTATTTTTGAGAACTTCAACCTTCTCCAGCATCAGCATGTGCGCAGCACAACCTTGGAGTGGGAGCGATTCACCACGGGCAACACCCATACGGCCTGGGTGATCAGTCGTCAGGTTGAGAACAACGCGCCTCTTCTGGGTATCGATCTGGCCAAAGCCAAGGTTGCCGTGGTGGGGGCCACCGGAGATATCGGCAGTGCTGTCTGCCGCTGGCTCTCCAACCGGACGGGTGTCGCTGAGCTGCTGCTGGTTGCGCGTCAGCAGCAGCCCCTTAAGGATCTTCAGTCTGAACTGGGTGGCGGAAGGATCCTCACTCTTGATGAAGCGCTTCCTGAAGCTGATGTCGTGGTGTGGGTGGCGAGCATGCCGCGCACGCTTGAAATTGATTCAGCCTCGCTGCGGAAGCCCTGCCTGATGATCGATGGGGGCTACCCAAAGAATCTCGATGCCAAGGTTGCCTGCGAAGGTGTTCATGTGCTGAAGGGAGGCATCGTTGAATTCGGCAGTGACATCGGCTGGACGATGATGGAAATTGCTGAGATGGAAAAACCTCAGCGACAGATGTTTGCCTGCTTCGCTGAAGCGATGCTGCTTGAATTCGAGGAGTGCCACACCAACTTCAGTTGGGGACGTAACAACATCACTCTGGAGAAGATGGATTTCATCGGTGCCGCGTCGGTCCGCCATGGTTTCTCCACCCTCAATCTTCAAGGACAGCCTCAGGCTGTTGTTGTCTGA
- a CDS encoding phosphoribosylanthranilate isomerase — MVDQSLSLKICGLTDCDQACEIAAMGVHAIGVIGVPDTPRFVAPRQRKAIFQRLTQEHPLLKRVWVVADPSDQQLASAFMGKGQPSVVQLHGEESPKRCAELRLLYPRIKWWKALRLREEADLNGIDAYADSVDALLLDAWSPNQLGGTGHRLDPAWFERLETRICSGLPWWLAGGISAEWVPTLLQQVSPFGLDASSRLEHSPGVKDLRHVEALIEAVRVNSGNQG, encoded by the coding sequence ATGGTCGATCAGAGCCTGTCTCTCAAGATCTGCGGGCTGACCGACTGCGACCAAGCCTGTGAGATCGCGGCCATGGGGGTGCATGCGATCGGAGTGATTGGAGTACCGGATACTCCGCGTTTCGTGGCGCCAAGGCAACGCAAAGCAATCTTCCAGAGACTGACCCAGGAGCATCCTCTGCTGAAGCGGGTTTGGGTGGTGGCAGACCCCAGCGATCAACAGCTTGCATCTGCATTCATGGGGAAGGGACAGCCCTCCGTGGTGCAGCTGCACGGGGAGGAATCGCCCAAGCGATGCGCGGAGCTGCGTCTGCTTTATCCCCGGATCAAATGGTGGAAAGCACTACGCCTGCGTGAAGAAGCGGATCTGAATGGCATCGATGCTTATGCCGACAGCGTGGATGCCCTACTTCTGGACGCTTGGAGTCCAAATCAACTGGGAGGGACTGGGCATCGTCTCGATCCTGCCTGGTTTGAGCGGTTGGAGACACGGATCTGCAGCGGTCTTCCTTGGTGGCTTGCTGGAGGGATCAGCGCTGAGTGGGTCCCAACACTGCTGCAACAGGTGAGCCCTTTTGGTCTTGATGCTTCAAGCCGCCTTGAACACAGTCCTGGGGTGAAGGATCTTCGTCATGTCGAAGCGCTAATCGAAGCCGTTAGGGTCAATTCGGGCAACCAGGGATAG
- the folE gene encoding GTP cyclohydrolase I, whose protein sequence is MTSTLPASTNGTSAAALSQLSSHASLSNGRGQFAITDAKISEVIRDRLRERGASFLANDNIADHILPGELEELQAEVADRFRDLLHSLVIDIENDHNTEETAERVAKMYIQEVFKGRYHQQPKVASFPNVKQLDEIYTVGPLTVRSACSHHFVPIMGNCWVGIKPGSRVIGLSKFTRVADWVFSRPHIQEEAVMILADEIEKLCEPKGLGIIIKAQHYCMKWRGVKEPQTSMVNSVVRGDFRHDPSLKQEFFELVRQQEALLSN, encoded by the coding sequence ATGACTTCTACACTTCCTGCTTCCACTAACGGAACCAGTGCCGCAGCGCTCAGTCAACTGAGTTCGCATGCGTCACTCAGTAATGGCCGTGGTCAGTTTGCCATTACTGATGCCAAAATTTCCGAGGTAATTCGCGACCGCCTGCGCGAACGAGGAGCTTCATTCCTTGCCAATGACAACATCGCAGATCACATTCTCCCTGGGGAATTAGAAGAACTGCAGGCGGAAGTTGCTGATCGTTTTCGCGATCTTCTGCACAGTTTGGTGATTGATATCGAGAACGACCACAACACCGAGGAGACCGCTGAACGGGTCGCCAAGATGTATATACAGGAGGTCTTCAAGGGTCGTTATCACCAACAACCTAAGGTTGCTAGCTTCCCGAACGTGAAGCAGCTTGACGAGATTTATACCGTTGGACCTCTCACTGTGCGCTCCGCCTGTTCGCACCATTTCGTTCCCATCATGGGTAATTGCTGGGTGGGAATCAAGCCAGGCTCTCGAGTGATTGGTCTCTCGAAGTTCACTCGGGTTGCAGACTGGGTGTTCTCAAGGCCACATATCCAGGAAGAGGCAGTGATGATCCTTGCCGACGAAATTGAGAAGCTGTGTGAGCCCAAGGGTCTCGGAATCATCATCAAGGCGCAGCACTACTGCATGAAATGGCGCGGTGTGAAAGAGCCACAGACCAGCATGGTCAATTCCGTTGTTCGAGGTGATTTCCGCCATGATCCCAGCCTCAAGCAGGAATTCTTTGAGCTCGTCCGCCAGCAAGAAGCTCTTCTGAGTAACTGA
- a CDS encoding lipoyl protein ligase domain-containing protein, protein MTLPTSCRYEHSGRGRLLPHLTLNGAEQMALDALLLEQCWTQGHNQPILRFYSWNRPSLSLGWNQQEIPDPWRDLSRTGELDLLRRPSGGGAVLHGGGLTYALVWPEAPRQKREAYLQVNRWITAGFATLGVGLNPGDAPAEAGAIHCFGRSTAADLVDTQGGKRIGSAQFWQHGHLLQHGEIPLTPPTDLWRTVFGTDPPLWTPTTPDFLTIERALISSFGKGLSNLTWIDQPLSSEERTLMQQGAERYRLGASAL, encoded by the coding sequence ATGACGCTGCCAACATCCTGCCGGTACGAGCATTCAGGCCGCGGCCGTCTCCTTCCCCATCTCACGCTCAACGGCGCCGAGCAGATGGCCTTGGATGCGCTGCTGCTTGAGCAGTGTTGGACACAGGGGCATAACCAACCGATCTTGCGCTTCTACAGCTGGAACAGACCATCCCTCTCGCTGGGCTGGAATCAACAGGAGATTCCAGACCCTTGGAGAGACCTTTCCAGGACAGGTGAGCTGGATCTCCTGCGCCGCCCCAGCGGTGGCGGTGCGGTGCTTCACGGCGGTGGGCTGACCTACGCATTGGTGTGGCCTGAAGCACCTCGACAAAAGCGAGAGGCTTACCTGCAAGTGAACCGCTGGATCACCGCAGGATTCGCAACACTGGGCGTCGGCCTCAATCCCGGCGACGCACCTGCAGAGGCCGGCGCCATCCACTGCTTTGGCCGTTCCACAGCGGCCGACCTTGTGGATACGCAAGGAGGCAAACGCATTGGCAGTGCTCAGTTCTGGCAGCACGGTCATCTTCTTCAGCACGGCGAAATCCCCCTGACCCCCCCGACTGATCTCTGGCGAACAGTGTTCGGAACCGACCCACCGCTGTGGACGCCGACGACGCCCGACTTCCTAACAATCGAAAGGGCGCTGATCTCAAGCTTCGGCAAAGGGCTGTCGAATCTCACCTGGATTGATCAGCCCCTCAGCTCCGAGGAACGCACCTTGATGCAGCAAGGGGCTGAGCGTTACCGGCTGGGGGCTTCAGCGCTCTGA
- a CDS encoding acetyl-CoA carboxylase carboxyltransferase subunit alpha, translating to MARRPLLDFEKPLVELEQQIEQIRQLARDSEVDVSQQLLQLETLAARRRDEIFRSLSPAQKIQVARHPHRPSTLDFIQMFCDDWVELHGDRRGSDDQALIGGIGRLGNRSVLLIGHQKGRDTKENVARNFGMATPGGYRKALRLMEHADRFGLPILAFIDTPGAYAGLLAEEQGQGEAIAVNLREMFSLRVPIVATVIGEGGSGGALGIGVADRLIMFEHSVYTVASPEACASILWRDAAKASDAAAALRITGKDLLSLGVVDEVLPEPAGGNNWAPLEAGETLRAALNRHLDDLLALSVDDLRDQRYMKFRAMGRFLDASSPEDGFAA from the coding sequence ATGGCCCGCCGACCTCTGCTTGATTTCGAGAAACCGCTGGTGGAGCTCGAACAGCAGATCGAGCAGATCCGTCAGCTGGCAAGGGATTCGGAAGTCGATGTCAGCCAGCAACTGCTGCAGCTTGAAACGCTCGCAGCTCGACGTCGGGATGAAATTTTTCGTTCCTTAAGCCCGGCTCAGAAAATTCAAGTCGCACGACACCCCCATCGGCCAAGCACCCTCGATTTCATCCAGATGTTCTGCGATGACTGGGTTGAGCTACACGGTGATCGCCGCGGCAGTGATGACCAGGCTCTGATTGGTGGGATCGGACGTCTGGGGAATCGTTCGGTACTTCTGATCGGGCATCAGAAAGGACGCGACACCAAGGAGAACGTGGCGCGGAATTTCGGCATGGCCACCCCGGGGGGCTACCGCAAGGCTCTGCGGCTGATGGAGCATGCTGATCGCTTCGGCCTGCCGATCCTGGCTTTCATCGACACGCCTGGGGCTTATGCCGGTCTACTGGCGGAGGAGCAGGGTCAGGGCGAGGCAATTGCCGTGAACCTGCGTGAGATGTTCAGCTTGCGAGTCCCCATCGTCGCCACGGTGATCGGGGAGGGTGGCTCTGGTGGTGCACTCGGTATCGGAGTCGCAGACAGGTTGATCATGTTTGAGCACAGCGTTTACACCGTGGCCAGCCCTGAAGCTTGCGCCTCCATTCTCTGGCGCGATGCGGCGAAGGCTTCCGATGCTGCGGCTGCGTTACGCATCACCGGCAAGGATCTGCTCAGTCTTGGCGTGGTGGACGAAGTTTTGCCTGAACCTGCTGGTGGTAACAATTGGGCCCCCCTCGAAGCCGGTGAGACGCTGAGAGCTGCACTGAATCGCCATCTCGACGATTTGCTCGCCTTGTCTGTTGATGATCTGAGAGATCAGCGCTACATGAAATTCAGGGCTATGGGGCGTTTCCTCGATGCCAGCTCGCCGGAAGATGGTTTCGCTGCCTAG
- a CDS encoding creatininase family protein, with product MSGDGGQNTRRLECMHWPEAALALQRSGSTLVWPFGAFEQHGPQLPLSTDALFAERILDRVLQGLPEEMPIWALPIQSIGLSPEHRGFPGTLSLSAELLIRLVREVGKQLADQGVQRLVLFNAHGGQIGLLQTAARELAVETPAMAVLPCFLWSGVSELKSLVPANELAHGLHAGLAETSLMLALEPALVGEQRPLDGDHVSNKSAATPPEGWSLEGPAPLAWFAADLSQSGVVGDSRGADAKLGSQLETALLAHWRQLFTSLMTSSWPPRGDQRRI from the coding sequence ATGAGCGGTGACGGTGGACAAAACACCAGGCGGTTGGAGTGCATGCACTGGCCCGAGGCTGCTCTGGCATTGCAGCGGAGCGGTTCAACCCTTGTCTGGCCATTCGGTGCCTTTGAGCAGCACGGTCCGCAGCTCCCCCTTTCAACTGATGCGTTGTTTGCGGAACGCATTCTTGATCGTGTGCTGCAAGGGCTTCCAGAGGAGATGCCGATTTGGGCTTTGCCGATTCAGTCGATCGGTCTTTCGCCTGAACATCGTGGCTTCCCTGGAACTCTCAGCCTCAGTGCCGAACTGCTGATTCGCCTTGTGAGAGAGGTTGGCAAGCAGCTTGCGGATCAGGGTGTGCAGCGCTTGGTGCTGTTCAACGCCCACGGTGGTCAGATCGGTCTTCTGCAAACCGCTGCCCGTGAACTGGCGGTTGAAACCCCAGCAATGGCTGTTCTTCCCTGTTTTCTCTGGAGTGGAGTTTCAGAACTCAAGTCTCTAGTGCCTGCTAATGAGCTGGCGCATGGATTGCATGCGGGACTTGCTGAGACCAGTCTGATGCTGGCTCTTGAGCCCGCTCTGGTCGGCGAACAGAGGCCTCTGGATGGTGACCATGTCAGTAATAAGTCGGCAGCCACACCTCCTGAAGGTTGGAGTCTTGAAGGTCCTGCGCCTCTCGCCTGGTTCGCTGCCGACCTCAGCCAGTCCGGTGTCGTCGGCGATAGCCGCGGTGCGGATGCGAAGCTCGGAAGTCAGTTGGAGACAGCGCTTTTAGCCCATTGGCGCCAACTCTTCACAAGCCTGATGACATCAAGCTGGCCACCTCGCGGAGACCAGCGACGTATCTGA
- a CDS encoding site-2 protease family protein, which yields MGDGWQLMRIGGIPLRIHPSWFIVLVLFTMAFQQQVAKLPDAAGAVWISWSMGLLTALLLFVSVLLHELGHSLVALREGVKVSSITLFLMGGVARVERECSTAMGSLRVAAAGPAVSLILGAVLLSSVHSAEHVSPLLGNLVAQLGWLNLVLALFNLLPGLPLDGGLILKSIVWQWTGSQRRGIQVATASGRFLSLLAVMIGFWIVLRGGGFAGLWLVLLGWFGMSASRSQTQTLALQQVLKRETVGPATSRRFRVVEADQSLRSLSKLRLGAVDSDNTCLPDWVLVCRGGRWIGFITDQPLKDLPVQQWDRQTIADHLQPLKRLPSIQQAAPLWQAVLALEDTEQGRLLVLGPAGLPDGTLDRCDLGEAVLKGLSVKLPEAMLKAARRSNTYPFGMPLAQVVNSMRASGLLDDQSAEAPSR from the coding sequence TTGGGTGATGGCTGGCAATTGATGCGAATCGGCGGGATCCCTTTGAGGATTCATCCAAGTTGGTTCATTGTTCTGGTGTTGTTCACCATGGCCTTTCAGCAGCAGGTCGCGAAACTGCCAGACGCTGCAGGCGCTGTCTGGATCAGCTGGTCGATGGGGCTTCTCACCGCGCTATTGCTGTTCGTATCTGTGCTGCTGCATGAGCTTGGCCATTCCCTTGTGGCCCTACGTGAGGGGGTGAAGGTGAGCAGTATCACGTTGTTTTTGATGGGCGGAGTCGCCCGGGTGGAACGGGAATGTTCCACTGCGATGGGCTCGCTAAGGGTTGCGGCGGCGGGGCCAGCGGTCAGTCTGATTCTTGGAGCTGTGTTGCTATCCAGTGTTCACTCCGCTGAACATGTCAGCCCTCTGCTGGGGAACCTTGTGGCCCAGCTTGGATGGCTCAATCTGGTTCTGGCGCTGTTCAATCTGCTGCCGGGATTACCGCTGGATGGTGGCTTGATTCTCAAATCCATTGTCTGGCAATGGACTGGCAGTCAACGTCGGGGAATTCAGGTGGCGACCGCAAGTGGTCGGTTCTTGTCACTCCTCGCTGTGATGATCGGTTTCTGGATTGTGCTGAGGGGAGGTGGATTCGCCGGACTGTGGCTGGTACTTCTCGGCTGGTTCGGAATGAGTGCGTCCCGCAGTCAGACCCAGACCTTGGCGTTGCAGCAGGTGCTCAAGCGGGAAACTGTTGGACCGGCGACTTCCCGTCGATTCCGCGTGGTGGAGGCGGATCAGAGTCTGCGCAGTCTCAGCAAGCTGCGTCTGGGAGCCGTGGACAGCGACAACACCTGCCTCCCGGACTGGGTGCTCGTCTGTCGGGGCGGTCGATGGATTGGTTTTATTACTGATCAGCCGCTCAAGGACCTCCCTGTTCAGCAATGGGATCGTCAGACCATCGCCGATCATCTTCAGCCGTTGAAGCGCCTGCCTTCGATCCAGCAGGCAGCACCTCTCTGGCAGGCGGTCCTTGCCTTAGAAGATACGGAGCAAGGGCGTCTGTTGGTTTTAGGCCCCGCCGGTCTGCCCGACGGAACCCTTGACCGCTGTGACCTGGGCGAAGCCGTTCTCAAGGGCTTATCTGTGAAACTGCCCGAGGCCATGCTCAAGGCAGCCCGCCGCTCCAACACCTACCCGTTTGGAATGCCTCTGGCTCAGGTGGTGAACAGCATGCGTGCTTCAGGACTTCTTGACGATCAGAGCGCTGAAGCCCCCAGCCGGTAA